CCGAAGAGATCAAAATCTGCCTACGTGTTCTTCTCGCAAATGGAAAGGGAGGTGGGTTCATTGCTGTTCCATTGAAATCTCTGGTCATGATTTGCTCTTTGCTTGTTTTGGGTATgctaattatattattgtgtttGGCAAAAGAATGTGAAGAAAAGTAACCCAGGAATTGTGTTTGGGGAGATTACAAAAGCACTTGCGGACAAGTGGAATGCTATGTCaggtttgcttttgtttttgtaggtTATTCCCCAGATATCTcgccaatattaaaaatatttcaccgTTTGTTCTTACCTGTTCAAATGCAGCGGAGGAGAAAGAACCGTACGAAGAAATGGCTCGAGATGATAAACAACGGTATAAATCGCAAGTCAATGATTACAAGAACAAGAACCCACAGCCAATGATGGTAGACTCTGGATACGAGTCTGACAGTTGAATAGATTGAAGCCCTATGTTCTAAGACTTTTCTTATGTTTGATTTTCCTGTCTTCATGCCATTGGTTTGAGAATTCTATGTTTCCATGGTGCcttttttcttgaatcatcCAAGACATTGTTGGTACTTTTGTGGCTGCTCTCAGTCAGGAATTGGGTGCCTTTTCCTCGGGTTAAAGACAATGAAATGGTTTTATACTAACCATCTTACCAAAGGAATCTTCATGGCTTAGCATCATAACTAGATATGTTCTGCCGTGaaaatttcaacataaaaaaattgttaagaaaaaaaattaacaataaagcactgtagcttttttcatgtttttttttctgtatttttttttcattccttgtttttttttttttttttttttcatttttattgttttttttccattccccacatgctttttctttttctttttttctttttttctttttttccccaaaattatcaactttttttttcatttttttgtttttatgttttttctaaaaaaaattatctttatcaattttatttttttataattaaactggttgaaaatttagttttatagtttttttttatgtttttttaaaattatttttgttgaatttatttttttaatattgagaaggttaaaaatttagctttatagttttttttttctttaaaacatttcggattgctatagtgttttttcatatgttttttatgttttttttttatgattttctctaaaattatttatcgattttacttttttaatattgagttggttaagaattacaactgtagtTTTCTGTACAatacattgtggattgctatagtgtttctctacatgaatcttttttttttatgatttttctttttttatatgatttttttcaaaattgtctttgctgcttttatttttttaatattaagctcatgagaatttaattttgtattttttctttaaaacattgttgattgctacagtcattctccatatattttttttatgaatttttttaaaattatctttgtcaattttattttttaatattgagttggttgagaattataactgtatatttcctcataaaatattatagattgctacaatatttcccGACTTTGAGTCATAGGTCcaattgattatttaaataatattaacaaaaaaatatctaacaatgatagataaattaacaaaaaaaaaacataaaaaaagataaaaagaatctGATCTATACTTATActgaatgaaaaaattgaaaaaagaagaagtaacaaaacaaaattttaattgaattggatTGTAAACTTTGTTGGTAtaggtataaaattgaaataatttcatataaaaaaattttgaatatcaaattttaataaataactttatataaagcaaaagcaaaagaaaaaattttaagttaaaacttaatctctaacaaataaaatgttgcaaaatgaaaataaaaaaaatatataattaaaaaatattgaaaaaacttgATCAGAGGGGTCAAGATTCAAAACCTTTGACTCAGTCGTGATACTTGGATAACTGCAtttgaaagcaaattaaaaaaaataatgaagtttaatgattaaacaattaaatgttgaaggaaaaaaatgaaaacaaaaaaactggaaaagcaatgaaaaaaaaatatttgttaaccCCACGACCATGTGTACATGATCagaataacttaataaaaaaaacaagaaaaaacaagacagtacaaagaccaatttctaataaataaaatgttgaaagataaaactaaaataaattattttaagatttaacaCCAATAACTCTAGTTATTAACAAAAGACTAACCCCAAATgagacaaattataaaaaataaaaaaaatcataaattttaaaaaaataaaaacatttttatactAGATTCAGTCTAATCTCTAAACTCATAACCTATAAAATTCACATACAAGAAAGAAAGtaggggaattttttttttatatatacgaACCCCCATTTCATTTTAAATGTGAATTGGGTTGAATTGGCCGTGAACTgtgttaaaatataatatattaagtttgttgtgttttttttttttcccttaaggTGTTTCAGCGTATGCCatcattgtttttcttgaattttaatataattgagAAATGGATGCTTGATTGAGATTTTTCTCTTAAACTTAGAGGGTCAATGAAGACATAAAATATGGGACACCTCATAAATCTCAATGGAGGTAATTCAGATATACaccataaataaaacattaattataactaTATAATTAAAGAGATCAGTTTTTTACTATGTAATCCAAGTTAAAAGACTGATGTTTTtagttataagtttttttttttgcttttttgtttttaattaatttttttatttgatttagttcgttgatattaatattttttctatttagttatcacactctcatgacacggatctcaggtttgacgggttaactcagttgattcaattttttttaattagtttttttcttctaattttttcttttaatatcgatttgattgagaattaaacctcatgatttattttgtttacttttcattagattattGTGATCTCATGAGGAGATTTTACAGTACCCCTCATTGCAAAGTactattcattggaatagtgctttgcttttttttttccttttcaattaattttttttttaaatttcattctttaatattaatttttttttctaattagttatcacactttcatgacacgaccTTGTAGCCAGACCTACAAAGGCTCTCAGGTCTGGTGTTGCAACCAAACCCAAGGTTCTTGGGTCTGACATTGTAGCCAGACTCaattaaacttgagtcatgcaagtttaatattattattaatattaaaaatattattatttgtattataaatattattatttttactataatgaatattgctaatataataattaacaatttttttaaaaaatattattaatattgaaaaataaccatagatttgatttaaagggtaaaatttaaaactataagaacttgagttagacatatttaatattataaatattattattgtcattattattaatataattattaataaattttaaaaaaatattattactattgaaaaaaaaaaccatagatttgattttaaaggtaaaattaaaaattattattattgttattgttgttgttgtcgtcgtcgtcgttgttattcttattattattatgattattaatgttattcttaatattgttagtatttttatttttattatgattattagtgttattcttaatattgttattattattaaatttgaaaaaaaatattattaccattaaagaaaaaccataaatttgatttgaaagtattaaaaactataaaaacttagaTCAGATaagattaatattattatttttattcttattaggGAAACCAAACCCCAGAAACTTAGGTCTGGCTGGGGCGCCAGATCCAAGTTTATAATCATTAGTcttcttattcttattattattgttattattatcattatcattaatattttttttaaaaaatattattactattaaagaaaaattataaatttgatttcaatGGATAAAAAACTATATGGAACTTAGGTCAGAAAAATttaatactattattaatattaaaaatattattatttgtattaaaaatattactattaatattataattaatattataaatattatttttgagtcGGTTCGTTGCAATCAAACTTAAAGCTTTTGGAACTAGTTTTGTAAATAATCTTAATGTTATTGACCATTAAcgtcttttaatattttttttatataaaaaaaaattacagtgaaAAGCTAAAGTGAAACAATAGAAAAAACTGACGAATTCTTTGTCCCATCTTTAAATggtccacaaaaaaaaaaacaacatcaacgtagtacattaataattaattgtaatGCTTACATTTTTTGGTTTCGTATTTTGCCCTCCGATTCCAATTTCTCCTCCCAACAAACACGCAAATTGATAACAGCAACAACGTTAAAATTGTTCTCCTTCACATGTCCTTGTTCGTGAGGTTTAAGGTTCCACAGATTACCATGGGACTTGATCTTTCTAGCATTTTCTACCTGGTTTGCAATCAAGTGCCCCAGCAAAGCGAGTCATCCTTGTAGCAACTGCACCGGGTTTGGCTTTGATCATGAACTTCCTGTTCGGTTTCTTGGTTCTCGGCTGGCCAGATTGAACAAAGAAGGCTCCATTCATCATTAGATCGTTCTCTGATCTCCATGTCCATTTACTCCATTCTCCCTTCGTTGCATAGTCCCTCTTGGTCACCTGCATTTTAATTTGCAGGTATCatcaaaacatttatttatcGTATTATTTATGGGATTTAATTAATGTAATGCATGATCTTGTTTTGTTTACCTGTTTTAGATGACTCTCAGGTGGTGCGATGAAGCGGTTACCCTGGCTGATAATGGTAGGATGTTTGCTGCCACCAATAGCATACAGGCGCCAATGAGTGTAGTCATTATTAACAACATGGAAGAAACCCCATCTGCATCTTGGCATTCTCTGTACAAGCCCCTGGCCAAAATGATTGAATGCAACTGTGACTTGCATAAGATGATCGCCTGAGTAGCTATCACTTGCTCCCAGCAAGATGGCCTGCAATTCTCAATATATATCAAATCGTCATCTCTCTGcaacaaataagaagaaaaattatatttaagttttaaataagaaatgataTTGTAGCTTACATCATTGTGGTGGGTGAAATGGCAATTGGAAATGGTAATTGCAGTGGATCCCATAATTGCATCTATGAGTCCATCGGTGCAGCGAGACATGGAAACGTGATCGATCCAGACATCGGTGGAGCCGAAGATGGAAATTCCATCTCCATCACTGTTGGTCCTGATTCCATAATGGTCCACGGAGTCCCTAATATTCCCACCGCTAGTAGCAATAATGTGATGAATGCGAATTCCATGAATGATTACGTTATGGATGAATTGTATTGTAATGCCACCTCCATAAGAGATGTGTACATGGTGCCCACGCCCATCAATCGTCTTATGGCTAGACATTATCAACTCTTTCGACAACTTAATGTTCATGTTCTTTGAAAATATGATCCACAATGGCTCCTTTTGGATCACAGCATGACGCAAAGTCCCAGGTTTTGGCTTCATAACATTGTTGTCCGAGCTATCTGTCACAACATATATCCTTCCGGCCATTCCTCCAGTAGTCCTACGCCCAAAACCAAGCGCACATTTTGCTAACTGCTTGCGGTTTTTTGCCCAGTTCCTTTGGCACCTCCAGCACCTGTCAATTGGGTTGGTCACCTGGCATGGACCTGCGTATTTTTTCCTCCCTTGCCTCAGGTTCCTTCTAGTGCTGTTAGCGAACTGTTCAAAATCGGCATCGTTATCGTTAtcgttatcatcatcatcaaggtCCAAATTAGTGATGTTTGTGCTCCCAAAAGCACCATAAAGGCTGCTGCTATTCTTTGCAAGAGAGTATCTTCCCccagttaaaaagaaaaggaaaaaagattgtcaaaatcattataatatttcataaatgtGCCATGTAAATTAATTCTGCATGCTGTAACAAAAAATATCGTCGAGCGCATACGTTAGTATAGCAAGTTCCTATATATCTTATCCGATCTAGGCGCTTGCTTCTTAGTTCAAAGAGAAATTAagactttataaaataaataaatggtgaTACATTGTGTACTGATGATCAATAATGAAATGGAGAAAATGATGTTGGGAATTCACTTGTTAACTTCAACGTTGAAAGCATCGGTTGCCTCTTCCGGGTCGGGTACGTAGGCTTCCAATGTCATCTTCTTAGCATCCTGCGCTCGTTTTTGCCACACATCGTCGAAAATGCCAATGTCTGCCAGCAGGCTTGGAATCAATGTTGCAAGAGTAAAAACAAAGATCAGCATGGCCTTACCCACTGCCATCTTCTTTGTATGTAATATATTATGAATGTTAACAAGTTCTGACCAAAAGTAGTCCTGGACGTCCTAGGTCCGTTATAGATTAAGGTCTCCGGTTGAACCACTGGGCGCGGCGGGTTCGTAAATCTTCTTATGGGTTCAGACCGAAATAGACCAGAAAAAATTGAACCTAGCTAGGTGAATTTTTGAGCTATCTGCATAGCTTGTGTTTGGTTTATGAATTGAACACATAGGTTTGACGTTGTGGGCATGCTTAAATACTATCCAATAACTTGGGAGATCTAAAATTAGAAGCGTAGAGAAAGGAATACCATTCTGTGCTAATGGTTGACAGTACATGCACAGCAACAAAGATTGACTGACTGAGGATTAGTCTCTAACAAGGAGAAGAAATGGTCTCGAACGAGACCCTATGTTGCTAATATACATACATGCAAgctattttctcttctttttcacgCCTGTCCCAACCTGGTTCATGGTTGACTCCATGCCAgcaatttctcttctttttcacgCCTGTCTCAACCTTGCGCATGGTTGACTCCATGCCAGcaagcaatgttttttttatcaaatcctTGCTTTAAATAGCTTACAATCAACCATGCATGTTTTTAGACCAACGATCgatatataataattagaaCTGCCTTGCAGCTTCCAAACAATGAGCTAGATCAGCTGTTGCagagttttctttcttctcttttcttttgttgtttttcaatttcttttgtttcgCAGGCCGGCAGGcaggcatgcatgcatgcagcCATCCATGCATGGATCTCCTTAGCTGCTTGAATCAACAGAGAATTGGAGGGAAGTAAGGGTGCTCTTAAAAATGGCTGAACCTATTATGCCCAGCCcccatatatatacataaacacATCCATCACGGTTTAGACACATCTTGAACACGGAATATTAATTAGTGAAGTTGCGCCCGCTAGCTAGATAGCTGTCgattttgttataaattaagACCATAaaaactagctagctagccaagaaagatttaattaaaaatatattaagtacaATCAGCTTGCTCTAGCTTATCAAGGACTGCTAGATATATAGTCATCAATTTTTATTACCAAATCTAATTGTGAATTATAATATTGAACATCGATCATTGGGTACTTTCATGTTTAAAAACGCAGCTTATCTTTTGGGTGTCTTCTATTTATTTACATcgaatatatataaagaagggGATTTTACTTTCCTATTCCTCACGAAGTATTATTTGTTGAAATAatgctttattttgttttatatttttgctattttattaaattttttttgtttaatttcattttttaatattaattttttttctatttagttatcatactctcataacacggatcccaggtttgatgagttaacctgttttggcgggttaacctagttgacccatattttttttcttcttccaatttcatcatttaatattgatttgattgagaattaaacttcatgatttgttttgtttacttttcattagattatcatgatcttatgaCACGAGAATAATGCTTAACAGATAAACCCTAGttaactcgggttttttttcttttatttaattggttttttttaaaaaattatcattcaacatttggtcggttgagaattgaacttcataatctattttgattagttttttatgaGAACACCTTGTTCTTAAGATCAAGGTCATgagttttgacattttaacccTGGTTAAAtcaggttgttttttatttttttttattttctttctaagaggTTAAATTGGTCTTATTACCTGGGTCACgagtccttcaacattaaactttctttttattgggttgtccttgtctcatgactcgggttgtgggttaacctaattgactcattttttctctcttttttaattgactttttttcttcccaatttcatcaattaacattatatttaattgagaattagacttcatgatttattttggtttgtttttcattagattatcatggtctcatgactcagTAATAGTTCTTAacagttaactcgggttaacttgacttattttttatgtcatttttttaattaaaatttttataattatcatcattcaacattaggcGATAGAGacgattgagaattgagctttataatttgttttaattttttctctatgtggttatctcagtctcaagACCAAAGTCGCggatttgacagattaacccgagttaaatcaagtcatttttttttctataaggttatctcagtttgataacccgggtcatgggtttggtggattgactcaggtttttttatgttctttttttaattgatttattttttaatctcatccttcaatattgggctGGTTAGGACATATTTCGTCGGTAAACCAGAATGTAATGAATACCATGAATAGTGTCattgagaagtgaacagttctCGTGTTCTCAAGAATATACCATTAGACACATTCTATCGGTATACCCATATGTAATGAACACCATGAACAATACCAAGGTGAAGGGAAACAGTTCTCATGGTTTCTGAAATATACCAATAGACATATTCTGTTGGTATACCCGTATGTAATGAACATCTTAAATAGTGTTAGGGTGAAGAGGCATAGTTCTCATggtctctggaatataccgacatACATATTTCAACCCATATGTAATGAACACTATGAACAATGTTAGTGTGAAGGGGAATAATTCTCATGTTCTCTAGAATATATCAATGAATACATTATGTCGGTATACTCGTATGTAATGTATAGTCTATCGGTATTTTCATCGGTGTAAAACAGTTTCTGATGccaaattatatatgtattcCCTATCTATCCATTctgcaaatatttaatttcacagctgcacacacaacacaataacatcaattcacataacaataataaaataaatatttctttgtcattcaataataaattaacatcattgtcATTATATTGAAGTGAATTTTGtctataaatattacattatagtttCTGGCATTACACATTAGTGTTGtgcaaattaatcagaattctcttcttcttcatcaattgACTGGTCCTCATCTCCATCGTAATCTTGTACGttgatttcatcattatcatcttcatcgacttaTGTATGTCCACTAGAGCTCAAACTATCATTCAACtcctcaacatcaacatcaataaaaatattctcgacgatgtgaaaatttgaattttcttctaagtcattaGATgaagcaactcgatatggatcaactaaTTCACCAAGTTGAAAGATATCATCTCCCATATTTAATTGATCATtgtcatcctgaacaaccttgACATGACCCCTGGGTTTGGTTTTCACAATGGATAACCAGTCAGCTCTTGaacgatcctttctaaaggaaagattgtatgtgtaataaacttgctgACATTGCTtgatgaaaacaaagacatcgtcaCCGTTGCAGAGTCTAGcctttgaattaatttcaatCAAACCATGATggggatctactctgatttctCTTTTAGTGGTGTCacaccaatagcatttgaataaaaacaatttattctgcttgctatgatattgcaattcaatgaaCTCTTCCAACTTCttatagtagtcaacttcaaactcattagaaatcgatcccttaacacaaaccccCATTGTTATATGTCTTCCTTCCATGTTCATATTCTTTAGTATGAAACACATGtccattgataaaatactcGTTATAGCACTTCATCTTTCTTTCAGGACCCAGACATAATAAAGACAAAGTAACACTAACATTCCTTCTCAATTGATAAACTTGGTACATGAAATACAACTATGAACAACTAACAagaaatgtgtaatgaaattaagtatcttgagagataagaataattaaacagtacttacatgtgttctgaaccacgtggaaaattgttcatcttgtaataaaaagatttggaattcagtcagctgtgagtttTGCGACATaaaatattgacgatgttgtctgcaaggaattaaaaaatgtattattttatgatattataagagataaattgtttgaaaatagCAACATGTTAAGTactatacttactgaataaaagacCTCAGTTCATTGcagttaaataacatataattatgtgcttgtctGAATTCTATTTCTGACAATATCTTCCCTTTATAGCATTTATTGGTACGGGTTATCAAGGAtgagagaatattgacaagttcccactcgAAGGCACTTCCTCACCATCATCATACCTTGCAATGcggttgattcttgttctcaattgaaacttgaaatagtatgagataaatgttgagatctcttcaacaatataagcTTTGCATATCGAAGCTCAATATGTGCCTTGTTTTTTACTTCTCTCTTAGGTTGAACAAGTACTTGTATGgtattaaatgaatgttttgaaatatgcaaacaaagataataaaattttaattatgatgcaTGTGTAACCCTAACCTTTTGAATGGATACATCTATATATATTGGACTAGGCcttcaacttttacctcaaatggTAATTGTATGGATAAATGCTTCATTGAATCGAAAAATGatagagggaatatcatctcaagttttcaTATTGTTTGAGTGATATTAGTTTCAAGCCTTTTCATGTGTTGTGTCAGCAACTTGTTGGAgtgtatatttttaaagaagttacTAATCTTTGTGAATGCATCTCATATCTCCTTTTGTAAAAAATTCTGGTAaactaatggaatgagtgtttgcttATCATGTGATAGTCAtggctcttcattccatacaatctgtaATTCTTTAAATTCATCAACCTTGATAAGTTTGAGGCATATCCATCAAAAAAATACAGACTTTTAAGCTATTGGTAAACAAGTAACTATTGTAATATTGCAgtcacataaattaattaccctaacttaaacaaataagatagtatagagcaagtaaaTGATCAATCCCACGAGAAAGATCTAGTTTAGGTTTTTATGCTAGATGTTTTAATGTTGGGGGGTTTTGAGGTTATCTAGGTTATGTTatggtaaacaaaataaaataatcaaactaaattaaataaacagaAACCTATTAAGAGAAAAACCTTCATCTCAAGTAAACGTCcacctataaaaatcaaaattgatcattgaaatgatacatcaatttatattctaaatatcTTTCTTTCCTTAACATTAGTTAGTTAACTGATCTACAGTGTAACTAACCCTAATCattaaacaaccacagtgtgcacactaataatataattcaatggcaaccttaagaactagataggttgataaatctagacaacataactgtctATAGTTTATGTTcaatttaattgaatgttttccCTAAGATTAACAACACAAATCcgctataattattaaatctagtcGCTTCACATGTTTAACatcacaactctggttttgatagcaaacttagtaATAGATTGGTTTAGAATAATAACTTATAGTCTGCTCTAAGaatcaaactaaacaatcatataaaataaacatagaaaaactttcatactcatcatataaactaaaaagaaaagatagaataGATCTCACAGTTTTTAAAATCTGGAGGTTTCTGTATCCTTTCAACCAAGACAAATAATTTCGCCTTGCATGTCTATCGAAAAactaagaaagagaaaaaaaagatgaaaacataattttaggTATAAGAGAAAATGGTgagagttttcttcttctttttggtcgccctcttctctttttttctctctttttttattttataggaaaCTCTAATCCCCACACCCCTCCAATCCGTTTgtatcctttaaaaaataatcctttCCAAACTAGACAATCTACATTGAAGTAgtacaataactatttttctaaaaagaaaaaaaactagtcttgcataaaatcttcaagctttgactttaaacttagaaaattaattttccatATAAAGATCTTTTGCATACGAAGAAATAATTCCCATGTCAGTTTGGATGCTTTGGAAGTaagttggacttgtttcttcacaaaacctgtctaCTGGTAGAATTCATAGGTTGTCTTGGAAAATCATATCTATCTCATatgagcttctttttttctgcTGCAATTTGATAGTTTGATAGGTCGTTGAGttaggaatccaacaaaattaagtttgcattAAATGAACTTCTcaaactcaagatattcaagtcgaaaTGGTCGAAGGTCAAAACTGGCAGAATGCAATacttgtctttgaaggctgtgatttccatgccctttcttttttatttttcttgccatatatgtatagaaatgTATGGAtattagctttctaatgccactagaaccacctcatttcaacctctacatctcaaattctagaaaaaacatCGACTAGAAGTCAAATCTACCAATATTCGACACGGGTTGGAAGATGGTCTGAATTTTATCTCTAATTTACT
The DNA window shown above is from Populus trichocarpa isolate Nisqually-1 chromosome 4, P.trichocarpa_v4.1, whole genome shotgun sequence and carries:
- the LOC7472610 gene encoding pectate lyase, with the protein product MAVGKAMLIFVFTLATLIPSLLADIGIFDDVWQKRAQDAKKMTLEAYVPDPEEATDAFNVEVNKYSLAKNSSSLYGAFGSTNITNLDLDDDDNDNDNDADFEQFANSTRRNLRQGRKKYAGPCQVTNPIDRCWRCQRNWAKNRKQLAKCALGFGRRTTGGMAGRIYVVTDSSDNNVMKPKPGTLRHAVIQKEPLWIIFSKNMNIKLSKELIMSSHKTIDGRGHHVHISYGGGITIQFIHNVIIHGIRIHHIIATSGGNIRDSVDHYGIRTNSDGDGISIFGSTDVWIDHVSMSRCTDGLIDAIMGSTAITISNCHFTHHNDAILLGASDSYSGDHLMQVTVAFNHFGQGLVQRMPRCRWGFFHVVNNDYTHWRLYAIGGSKHPTIISQGNRFIAPPESHLKQVTKRDYATKGEWSKWTWRSENDLMMNGAFFVQSGQPRTKKPNRKFMIKAKPGAVATRMTRFAGALDCKPGRKC